DNA from Pelobacter propionicus DSM 2379:
CTTCTGCAGCAGGAAACCGAACAGTATGCCGGTAACCAGTCCGTAGATCAGCATGTTCATTGCTTGCCACCTCCGCCGTAGAGCAGGCGCGCCACCAGCATGCCGCCCAGGAAAAAGCAGGCCAGGGCTATGAAACCGCTGATCGCCATCTGCATGGTCCCGCTCAGTCCGTGACCGCTGGGACAGCCGTCGGCCAGGCGGGCGCCGAACATGGCGATGATTCCGCCCACAACCGCCGCCAGCGCACGCCTGGACCGACTCGGGCCGAAGCGGGCCTGCCACATGTCGGGCAGCGCCTTCCAGTGGAAGCTGCCCGACGTGGTGGAGGCGATCAGGGAGCCGAAGAAGACTCCCAGCACGAACATCCACTGCCAGTCGATCTTGGGCGCCTCCTTGATGAAGTACGCCATCGTCCCCACCCGCTCCGGGTCGATGCTTTTCTCGATCATTCCCGCCGTGCGCACGAAGGTGGTGGAGGCGCCGAAGTATTTGCCGGACACCCACAGCGACAGGGTGGATACGATGCCGGTCAAAGCGCCCGCAAGATAGGGGTTCCAGCCGCGGTCATTGTTCTCGTCCATCACCTATCTCCTCCAGCCGCTCCACACAGGCACGCCGTTTTTGTCCCTGAGCAGCAGCAGATTAGTCCCCTTCTTCACCTCGGCAGCGATGATGGTGGCGTTTCCCATCATGGTTACGCGGGAGCCCTTCACTTCGATCCTGTCCCCCTTTTCGATTTTACTGTCCAGGCGTTCAATGAACCAGGAGGGGCCGAGATGGACCGGGATGGTCTCCTTGTCCGTCTTCAGCGTCAGGTGGATTCCCGAGCCCATCCCCTTCATGGGCATCATCGTATCCACACTCACCACCTGACCGGAAACGCTCTCCACCGTGGCCTGATTGTACATCCGCTGATAAGAGCCCCTCATCCCCCATCCGCCACTGCCGCCCATGCCCTGGGCCATGGCCATTGTACCGGTAAGAAACACCACCACACCTGCCATTGCCACACGTACGAACCGTTTCATATGTAGTCTCCTTTTCACACTGGCGTTCCCGGTGATTGCCGGGGGACCCCGCCACGTTTCAGACCTGGTCACCGGCATGACGGCTCCACGGGAGTGTCACACGCCGATATCCTCGTTCCACAGGTCCGGCCTGTTGTCGATAAACTGGCGCATCAGGGCGATGCACTCCTCGTCCTGCAGCAGTTCCACCTGCACGCCGCGGGAGCGGAGCAGTTCCTCCTCGCCCCGGAAGTTCCTGTTTTCTCCAATGACCACCCGCGGAATACCGTAGAGCAGGATCGCTCCCGCACACATGGGACAGGGGGACAACGTCGTATACAGCACCGACTCGCGGTAGATGGCTGCCGGCATCCGCCCCGCGTTCTCCAGGGCATCCATCTCTGCGTGAAGTATCACGCTCCCCTTCTGCACCCGCCGGTTATGCCCCCTTCCCAGAACAGCCCCCCGGTGCACCACGAGCGAGCCGATGGGAATGCCCCCCTCGGCCAGCCCCTTCCGCGCCTCTTCTAAGGCGGCTTGCATGAATTCGTCCATATCCGTCTTCCCCCTCTCTCCGCTGGCGGCGGGAGTGTATCGTCTTCAAGTGTAGCCTCGGCTCGGCAACAGGCAATCTGCGGCGTCTCTTTTGTCAGCATAAAGGTCACGAATCGGGTTTCAAGCGGAGCAGCAGGTCAGCGGGGATTGTTTTGACGACGGTACGGCGGGATGCTATGGTTACGCGGCAAAATTCCAGGAAACATGGGGGGAGGATGAAATGCGCAGGATAGGTCTCTTGCTGGTCGCCCTGCTGCTCGCGGGGCAGGCGGACAACGCCATCCAGTACCAGGTGCTGTTCTTCTCCAACAGATTCAAAAAGCTGGAGAGACAATAGCGCGGCCTACAGTT
Protein-coding regions in this window:
- a CDS encoding nucleoside deaminase, which gives rise to MDEFMQAALEEARKGLAEGGIPIGSLVVHRGAVLGRGHNRRVQKGSVILHAEMDALENAGRMPAAIYRESVLYTTLSPCPMCAGAILLYGIPRVVIGENRNFRGEEELLRSRGVQVELLQDEECIALMRQFIDNRPDLWNEDIGV
- a CDS encoding YeeE/YedE thiosulfate transporter family protein: MDENNDRGWNPYLAGALTGIVSTLSLWVSGKYFGASTTFVRTAGMIEKSIDPERVGTMAYFIKEAPKIDWQWMFVLGVFFGSLIASTTSGSFHWKALPDMWQARFGPSRSRRALAAVVGGIIAMFGARLADGCPSGHGLSGTMQMAISGFIALACFFLGGMLVARLLYGGGGKQ